The sequence CTTTACTTTTGTATGTCATCTTTACCATCGGCCATACCCATCTGCCACCTCCACTCATTTGGACACTTTTACTTTTATAACAGAAATCGAGAAATGTTTACAGCGGCACAATCATCATCTTCAGGACCCAAGCCTGTCGTCCGGCCCCATGCACCCAAACGTATCCCCCTTCCTCGGCGAACAAGCGCAGAGGTACCGTACGCCCGTACATATCCCTCTACACCGGCTCTTAGTCCCACCAGCCACTACAACCATCGAGAGCCAAGCACCAACCCGTTCTTCGTAGCCGACAAGGAAACGCCCCTCGTCACCACTCAGCGATTTCGCAACCCGCCATCCCCCCCTACCCACGTACGCCGGCCGACGTTGCCAGTCGAGATCAGTCTGGAGCACGCCTTCGGCAATACACGGCCAGATTCTGGTCAGGCGCAAGAGAGCAGGCCGAAAAAGGAGAGAGGGGTTCCTGCATCTGTCACCTCGTGCACTTCATCTCGCTCACAGCCTGAAATATCCAAGTCTCGAAAGAGCAGGCCTAAGAATCGGCCCCGAGCGATAACGAGCTTGCCAGCGCTGCAGACGGTGGGGTTGAGTTTGCAAACTCCGTCGTTTCGGTCGACTGTTCATACTGTTGGAGCCGAAACTGGAGCTGGAACCGAGACACCCCCAACTAGCACTGCTGGCTTGTCGGTATCGGCACCGGCGTCTAGGAATATTAGCATTTCAGAGATCCCGTTGTTGAGCGGACATATTGGATGTGCAGTGGATGTTTTTGGCTTGGCGGCGCTGCAGCCCCCGAGGGTTGATGTGCGACCTAGGCCCAGGGTAAGGCAGAGGGCTAGTGTTCTATCCAAGGATGGTTCAGAAGGTGGTCCAGCCTCAAATGGCCTGGTCTTTTCGGTCAGAACTGCGAGCCCTGCAAGGAGCTAGTGCGgtattacctcttgttggcACCAAGTGGACATTATGCGAAACATGGTCTCTCTCTTCTCTTTATGTTGCTTAAACGTGGCTCCCCGAAAGGGGGACGCTGAAAATCGTGGGTTGTTTGGGTTCATGTTGGGTCTGTGATTGAGTGCTCTCCTCTCGTTGGTATTTGTGTTGCTTTCGCTTTGTGATCCTGTTGATATATTTATTCGCTTTCGATTTCGCACGTGTAACAAGTAGCATGAAGCAATGTGTGTTGTATGCGAGTTCGTCTGTAATTCATCGCTCATATGCGTTTTATTTACGACTTGGTATATAGTGTGACGACGTATTTTTATATCTAACTGCACTCTACAATACCTTTAGAGAGTAGGTCTGCCGTTATGAACCGTTTGGTCACGAAATCTCGATCAGCTCCTATTCGCCGGTTGAGGCCTTGCATGGGCTGTGTCAAGAACCGAGCTTGGCGACCAGGGTGCCTCAACACTCCAAGTGTTCCACAACTAAACAAATGCACGGGGGTGAACGTATGGACAGGCGGTGTGGACAGGTGGTGGTATACTACTATGCATAAATCTCATAAATCCAATTCGGGTCCGCCCGAATTATTTTCAAATAGTTCCTGGGTCTTGACTCGGGATGTGCAAGGATAAAACGCCTAGAACACCAAATCAAGCACTCTTGGCGCTCCGGCACCCACAAATACCGCCCCGTCGATGTGCATGAGATCGCACCGGACCTCGATGTTTTCATCGGGACGCACATGATGTTTCAAAAGAAACCATAGCCGCCGATCCCAACCTCAAGTGAGTTCACACGAATCATTGGCCCATTCATCGTGGGAAAATCTTATCCATACCGTCAAAGTATAAAGCATCGAATATTTGGCCGAGTTCCCACATTATGTTACTTGTCCGCCGCCTACCCAGGATAATAATCAACCCAAACCTATTACAAACGTCACTTTATCTACGAACTATGTCCACTCAGGATAAATCCGACGCACAGAAGAATATTACCAAATGGGCGAGCACAGATGGACACTTCAGGCGTCAGGTGTCTTCGTTTAGGGATATTATCGAAAAGGATGGCAAGTTTCAACCTGAAAAGGGTGAGTTTCAGCGTGTGGGGCTTATTGATAATCTAAGGTTTTTGACTTTTTGGGATAGGTCGGTACCATATCTTTGTCTCATATGCGTGTCCTTGGGCCCACCGTGTGTTGATCACCCGAAAGTTACTGAAGCTTGAAGATATAATTGGTGGGTGTCATGAAGTCGAGTCACTGTGAGGCAGGGGGTTGATTATGACCGACCGGCTAGGCCTCAGCGTCGTTTCTCCGCGCATGGGTGCGCTTGGCTGGCCATTCGCAGCTGCGTGAGCATAATATTTCAGGAGTTCAGTTCCCGGTTTGACAAAGGAGACAGCGACGAGTTCCCCGGTGCAGATCACGACCCAATTCAAAACTCTAATCACGTTCGTGACTTGTACTTTAAATCTGATCCGGAGTACTCCGGAAGGTGGGTCGCAAGGTCTTTGTATGAGTGTGCCAATTAATTGTGTGGGGGGTTTTATTCACAGATTTACTGTTCCAATCGTTTGGGACACGAAGACATCGACAATTGTGCGTGGGCCGCTCCAATTGTTTGAAATGATCTGATTGTGCGTTCGTAGGTCAATAACGAAAGCTCGGAAATTATCCGTTTTCTCAATACTGCATTCCGAGATCTTGCGGAGCCCAGTGATATTGATATTTACCCCGAAGCGCTGAGGAAGGAGATCGACGACTTCCATTCATGGGTTTATGATACAGTCAACAGTGCGTGTTTAAATCTTGTGGGTTCGATCCCATCTCAAGCCCGAGACACGAATTAGACGGCGTATACAAGTGTGGGTTCGCGACCACTCAGGAGGCATATGAAAGCGCGGTTGGACCACTGTTCCAGTCACTGGACCGCCTCGAGAAGATGATCGAAGGTAAAGACTATTATATCGGAGATCGTCTCACGGAAGCCGATATTCGATTGTACACCACGATTGTGAGTTCTGCGCAGCTAGCCACATCAAAACTCGTGCCTCAACGTCCTACTTTTGGTATAGGTGCGATTTGACCCAGTGTACCACGGTCACTTCAAATGCAACCTCGGCTCTATTCGGCACAATTACCCCAACATTAATCGTTGGATGAAGAACTTGTATTGGAATGTGCCCGCCTTCAAGGACACCACGAATTTTGAGCATGTAAGTTATGATCCCGCAGCCCGTGGCACAAGGCACAGAACACAGAGCTCAAAATTGACACCCCTTGCGCATAGATCAAGACGCATTACTACTGGTCCCACACGCAAATTAATCCCACCCGCGTTGTACCTCAAGGCCCAAACCCCAACATCGAAGCTCTCTGATTTAAAATTCGTGTGCATCTCTCTCGCCCTTTGTACACTATCATCCGAAACACGGAGATCGAAAGAATCCAATTGACTACCATAATTAGTTATGAGAATATATCAATATTATTGAGCCACTGGCATGGAGGCTCTTCATCCCAGACCCAGACCCCGCCGGCTCCGGGGGGGGGCCTTCGGGGATGCAGCATGGACGATGGGCTGGCAAGGCCGAATACTTGAGATATATCATGAGGGGGGTTTATTCTGCGCAATAGCGCTCGGTTTTGAGGTGTCTTGGTGGACCCTTTTCGGGAAGGGTTTAAATACGTTTTACCTGACTAAATACTCTCCCCCCTAACTTGTCGCGTGCTCGTTCCAGACGACCGTCTTGCTGAGACAGACCGTGACCGCCATGTCGCATCCATCAAGTTCCACCGGGGCTACACGTACCCCGAGCACGACCAATTCGCGCTCGACGCCTCTCGTACGTGTTCATTTCGTTGGATAATCACGGCTGTTGTGTATTGGGGCGCTAATTGATCTCGATTGTGCTGTTTGCTGTTGGCGCAGTTCCGAGGCTCTGGCTGTAAGCAACTAACCTACCATTATTTATCGTCTATACTAACGGGGGGCTGGGTGCACTTGGCAGGCCATCGCTGTCGCATGCGGAAGGTGGTGAGTCTAATCTTGTCCCTGTCGCGTTTTTCCTGTCTAACTAGTGTCCATATCCGGTTACTTGTACCCTAGAAATGTGATGCCGGTAAAGTGTGTTTTCTTCTACCCTGCTATCGTCAGATCGCGATTCACCCAACATGGTTCTCGCCACGCGCTTATTTGGTAGCCGCATTGCCTTCGATGCGTTCAGCTGAAAGCGACGGACGAATGCAAGTACGATGAAGTCAAAAAGAGTAAATTGACGCTAGTCAAGGAGGAAAATGCTGAGCTCAAAGAACGGATTGCTCAGTTGGAACGCCAACTACGTGGTATTTCTCCTCCGCCCAACGCGTCGCGTCCGGACAATGTCAAGCAAGCGCCGTCGTCTACATTTTCGCAGATGACCCTCGGCCCGGAAGAAGACTCGGAGTATGATTATGAActagaagaagaagaagagacgCGTGGCGATCCGATTCGGCCTGATCTGTACGAAGCTCAGCCGCACCAACAACCGCCCCATGTCATTCAGCCCGAGCATATTTCAACAGTGCCGGTTCAGCATAATCGGCCTGACCAGTATCCCCAGCCCGAGGGGTTCGATACTGTACGCGATCAGGTACAGGTGCCTCCTGGCCAATATCGCCTGCCTACAGACCAGCACCAACCAGCTTATCAAGACCCCTATTATCCACATGTACCTCATAGCACCTCGCGTAGCGCTGAATTCACGCAAACAGATAGTCATGCTCAACCGGCGTCGTATGGTGCCCCACATGTGCAGACGGGTCCTCTGTCAGATGTACATGGGTACCCTACTTGGCCGCCAACCCCTAATGACACTGTGCCACCTAGCGCATCTAGTTACGGTTTCACTCCCTCACCGTCTACGAAATGGTATCACGTACCCCATTTGAGCCCCGAAACCACTCCTGGTCCCCTGGCACTCTTTATCCTTCGGCAGGTTACCCCCGCGGTGCTATGTTCAAAGAGAATGGGAGATACTTTGGTGGCGCAATGCCTCTTACAGTGCTTACCAGGGAACCACTCTTCAAGTTCCGGTTGCTCGTCATCGCCCTGTTCCGTCGCCTCCCGTTTTCGGTCAAGATCTAATAATATCATTTTTCCAACGGTGGAGGGCTGAATCTCAACCCCAAGCGTACGTTGCGGAAGAGCGCACACAAGCTCAAAATGAAAACAATAATTGGGCGTTGGTTGGAAACTGGTGGGAGCGGGTAAGTAAGCTCGGGCTTTATTACATGCTATTTTTAAATCTGTTGGTGCAGGATGATCTACCAGTCGCTCATAGGGATTATTTGtaagtgcatatatttgcAAAGCTTCTTAATCGAGTTAACAAATCCTATTCAGGCTTGGAATACTCTTGTAGGTTTCCATGGTTTGTCGCTTTCATGCCTATTAATCACGCAACAACTAGGCCTTATCGCAAGCAAATTGGTTTCGAGATATGGGTACCAGACTTTCTCGCATCTTTGCATCGCCCACCTCAGGGCCGTCCTCATCCTGGTACGTGGGTTTGGGAAAAGGTAGTCAATAATCAAGTACCTGACGATATCAACATAGGCTTGATGTGGATGCTTTACACCTTCGCTGCCTTTTTCTCTGGCGACCCGGAGCTCAAGGCGCTTGTTCCCGAGTTCATGGAAAGAGCTCGCCGAAATCTAGAAGAATCATTTGCCAGGGGTGATCGTCTGTTTGAGTAAGCAACTCTGTTGATCTATTCACAAAGTACAAACTAAGCCGCCGACGTAGCTATATTCGTGGACAGACTCTTTATGCAAGTATCAAGTACATGATGGGAAGATTCAGTGAAGGAGGGTTGGCTAAAGCGTCTGCATGCCATGCAGGTAAGTTGATCCAATGTAGCATCACTTTGTTCAGCTTATCATGAAACGATTCATTAGCCATTATATGTGGCCTACACAAGATCACTACTCCAAGTATCGCTCCGGTTACCCAAAGCCAAGAGAAATCAAAATACCATGTTAGGGAAATTGGGTTTCAGCTCCCGCCTGCAACATCACCACGCGAGCATGGCGAGAGAATTGCCGCGTTCTGGCAACTTATCCTTGTCGGTAAGTAAGACCGTGGTCTTGGCTT comes from Rhizoctonia solani chromosome 4, complete sequence and encodes:
- a CDS encoding glutathione S-transferase; this encodes MSTQDKSDAQKNITKWASTDGHFRRQVSSFRDIIEKDGKFQPEKGRYHIFVSYACPWAHRVLITRKLLKLEDIIGLSVVSPRMGALGWPFAAADEFPGADHDPIQNSNHVRDLYFKSDPEYSGRFTVPIVWDTKTSTIVNNESSEIIRFLNTAFRDLAEPSDIDIYPEALRKEIDDFHSWVYDTVNNGVYKCGFATTQEAYESAVGPLFQSLDRLEKMIEGKDYYIGDRLTEADIRLYTTIVRFDPVYHGHFKCNLGSIRHNYPNINRWMKNLYWNVPAFKDTTNFEHIKTHYYWSHTQINPTRVVPQGPNPNIEAL
- a CDS encoding glutathione S-transferase, which gives rise to MSHPSSSTGATRTPSTTNSRSTPLLKATDECKYDEVKKSKLTLVKEENAELKERIAQLERQLRGISPPPNASRPDNVKQAPSSTFSQMTLGPEEDSEYDYELEEEEETRGDPIRPDLYEAQPHQQPPHVIQPEHISTVPVQHNRPDQYPQPEGFDTVRDQVQVPPGQYRLPTDQHQPAYQDPYYPHVPHSTSRSAEFTQTDSHAQPASYGAPHVQTGPLSDVHGYPTWPPTPNDTVPPSASSYGFTPSPSTKWYHVPHLSPETTPGPLALFILRQVTPAGTTLQVPVARHRPVPSPPVFGQDLIISFFQRWRAESQPQAYVAEERTQAQNENNNWALVGNWWERDDLPVAHRDYLLGILLPYRKQIGFEIWVPDFLASLHRPPQGRPHPGLMWMLYTFAAFFSGDPELKALVPEFMERARRNLEESFARGDRLFDYIRGQTLYASIKYMMGRFSEGGLAKASACHAAIICGLHKITTPSIAPVTQSQEKSKYHVREIGFQLPPATSPREHGERIAAFWQLILVDYSEAATTGVPAMFRDDGDERSRIETVFPRPLEEYLSGDANKVPYGTLGDIFTSRDIPNPPDTTATLQIKATALLERAVRLATKWNGKHISVTDPNKYGDEYNTVLQAIQHFKRYLPGLYPREGDPAESQLHLTSRGLVYERLFPHFMVLNAEIEIYNILEEQELAREQRLISAREMKNLILQLTETEVEQIGVLLANCFDSAIKALMKERRYCRAYSDEAGAEFIDKEIDVISHALKVLGRSHHVASLQSDLVDKSRFEEYSQTI